The window AACTCATCGGGCTCGGTATTTTTACCGTTGGCCAAAGCCTGCTGCACCAATTGATCCAACCCGTCCCCGGCAAAATCCGTGGTAAAGGCGAACCCCACTTGGCCGCCGGAAATCACCCGGAGACCCAGGCCGCGATCCTCGGCCAGCTTCATAGTCTCCACCTCTCCATCGCGAATATCGATGGATAATTCTTTACCGCTCAACAGGTAAGCCTCAACCATGGCGGCACCCTTATTTTTAGCCCTTTGCACCGCGTCTTCCGCGATGGACAAATATTTATTTGAGGAACTCAAGGTCGGCATTCTCCTTTCCATACATCATAAGTATTCTTCTCTAAAATACAAAATATTCCTCCCGGCGGGGTAAATGTTCGTAAAGGCAAAAACCGCCTGAACGGCGGTTTAATGAACAAAGTTTTGAGTTAGTGCAAAAAGCTTCCTGGCTGAAACCGGATTTAGTTCCTGCACCGAGGCCTCCACAATTAAGTTCGGGTCCAGCAAAGCCAGTATAGCCACCTTTTCTCCAGTCCGTTGATTGGTGTAAAATCCCAAAACGCAAAATTGCATGTCCTCACCGTAAATTTTTCTTGTTACAATATCCCCTATTTTCACCACCCATTACCCCCCAGGTTCAGCAGTCTAGCACCGTCAGAAACAGCCCTCTATCCGTTCTACATTAACATATGATGTCTTTAGAAAAGTTGTGTCTGGCCAGCGGCGGGTCTTTCATGGTGTATCTAGGGGAAACAGCCATTTTAAGTCATTGGCTCTATAATAATGAAAATGGCATTAAAACAAAGTCTCTTATTTTATCACAGAATAATAGAACACGGATTTAACGGATTATACGGATTTACGCGGATATTAAATAAAATTTTAAACATCCGTGAGATCCGTGGAAATCTGTTAAATCCATGTTCTTATTCCTATTAACCGGTTTTTCGTTGTTTACCGGTCTGTCTTTGGCCCGCATTTAAAAAGTAGTTTCGCAACATTCCCCTATATTCTTCTGATTCTTTTAATGGTAGGATGATGATCGTCTCCGTGAGCGGTTCCACCCACCACCATTTCCGGAATATGCATGGTGGGCTGGGCGTCCGAGACCGGCGCTCCCTGGCCATCCTTGCCGCAGGTACCGATGGTGAAGCCTAAATCGGAACCCACCATATCCACGATTTTCAGAACCTCCGGGCCATT is drawn from Desulforamulus ruminis DSM 2154 and contains these coding sequences:
- a CDS encoding sporulation peptidase YabG, with protein sequence MVKIGDIVTRKIYGEDMQFCVLGFYTNQRTGEKVAILALLDPNLIVEASVQELNPVSARKLFALTQNFVH